CATGAATCCGTATTTAACGGCTCGGCGGTTGATTCAGCCAATCGTAAATCTGAAATCGTAAATCTGAAATCGAGAGTCGTCTCGCACCTCGCCCAGCACGGCATCGACCTCACCGGTGGCCGCGTGCTGCTCGTCTCGCTTCCCCGCGTGCTCGGTTATCTCTTTAACCCGGTCTCGTTCTACTTCTGCTACGACCGCTCCGGCACGCCTGTCGCCGCGCTCCCCGAGGTGACCAACACCTTCAAGGAGATGAAGCCCTATCTCCTCGGCCCCGCAACGCTGGCCGACGGCGCTTTCCGCCTGCGGCTGCCCAAGCACTTTTACGTCTCTCCTTTCAGCGACGTGGACGTCTCCTTCGACTTCCAACTCCGCACGCCCGGCGATCGCCTCTCGATCCAGATCGACGATTACATTGGCGCCGCGCGCACGCTCACCTCGACGCTTGCCGGCCCGCGCCAGCCGCTCACCGACGGCCGCCTCGCATGGTTCACGCTCAAGTATCCGCTCATCACCCTCAAGGTGATCAGCCTGATCCACTGGCACGCTCTGCGCTTGTGGCTCAAGAATGTCCCTTGGTTCGCCAAGTCTGCCCGCGCCGCCGATCAACGCGCCCTCTACCGGCCGCATGCGAGCATCGCGCGGGACACGATGATCAAAGACCAAGGACCAGGGACTGCGGAAATTTCGTCACCCAATCCCCTTTCACCCAAATCTGCCGGGCTCAGTCCCTCGTCCCTCAGTCCCTAGTCTTTGGTCCTTCCTCATGAGTTCAGCCGTCACCTCCTCCACCGCCCCGTTGTCCGTCCGCCGTCCGTTGTTCGCCGAGCGCACCATTCTCGCCGCCCTGCGCGGCATGCCCCACGGCCGGCTGCAACTCGACCTGCCCGACGTCACGCACGTCTTTGGCGACCGCTCGGCCATCCTCGCCGGCGTGGCTCCGGGGGTGAGCAACTACGCCTTCGTCCGGGTCCGCCGGCCTGACTCTTTCTTCAAGAAATGTCTCCTCCACGGTGACATCGGCTTCGCCGAGTCCTATATCGACGGCGACTGGGAGACCCCCGACCTCACCGCCGTGGTCGGCTGGTTCGTGCTCAACCATGAGCACGCGCCCACGCTATCCGGCTCGCGCCGCGCCCAATCGCTCGCACTCAATTTCCTCCGCGCCGCAGACCGGATCGGCCACTTGTTGCGCCCCAACAACCGTGCCATCGCCCGCCGCAACATTTCGGAGCACTACGACCTCTCCAACGATTTCTTCGCGCTCTGGCTCGACGAAACCATGATGTATTCCTCCGCCAAGTGGGAGCGCGCCGACGCCTCGCTGCACGAGGCGCAGGTGGCCAAGAACGACGCGCTATGCCAGCATCTCCGCCTCAAGCCGACCGACCATGTCCTTGAGATCGGGACCGGCTGGGGTGGCTGGAGCCTCCATGCGGCCGCGAAATACGGCTGCCGCGTGACGACTGTCACCATCTCGCAGCAGCAACACGACCTCGCCGTGAAACGCATCGCCGCCGCCGGCCTCGCAAACCGTGTCGAGGTTCGCCTGCAGGACTACCGCGACATCACCGGCCGGTTCGACAAGATCGTCTCCATCGAGATGCTCGAGGCCGTCGGGCACCGCTACCAACCCGACTTCGCCGCCGCCGTGGACCGCCTGCTCAAACCCGACGGCCTGCTCGCACTGCAGTTCATCACCGTGCCCGACCACCGCTATGAGGCGCTCCGCACGGGCGTGGACTTCATCCAGAAGCACATCTTCCCCGGCTCGCTCCTCCTCTCCGTCAACCGGCTGAACGGTCTGCTCGCCGAGAAGGGCGGCTTGGTGCTCCACGCCTTCGACGACTTCGGCCGCGACTACGCGAAGACGCTGCGGATCTGGCGCGACAGCTTCCACGCCAAGCTCGACCGGGTCCGCGCCCTCGGCTTCGACGAACGCTTCATCCGCAAGTGGCGCTACTACCTCTGCTACTGCGAGGCCGCTTTCGCGATGCGCCACATCTCCGTCGTCCACACGCTTCACACGCGGGCGAACAATCTTTCGTTGTAACCCGCGCAACCCGTCATTCTGAGCGCAGCGAAGAATCCAAGGGTGCCCCGAGAACCGTGCCACCCTCGTCCGTTCCCTTGGATCCTTCGCTGCGCTCAGGATGACACGGCTCGGGCGCTGGCCTCTGACGTCTGTCCACTGTTCTCCGTCCCATGATCCTTCTCCTCCGCCTCCTCTGCTTCGTCATCATCGGCTCCATGCTCTGGGTCACGACCTGGGCCAGCCTGCACCAGCCGCTCGGTGATTTCGCGCGCAGCGCCACGATCCGTGATCCCTGGGTCATCGCCACGCTGTTCGACGCCTACTGGGCCTTCATCAGCTTCTACCTTTGGGTGGCCTGGAAGGAACAGTCCCTGCCCGCCCGCCTGCTCTGGTTCGTC
The DNA window shown above is from Oleiharenicola lentus and carries:
- a CDS encoding DUF1365 domain-containing protein yields the protein MNSCLYECHVMHARFAPKAHRFVYRIFLFALDLDELDTLHRKLRLFSFNRRNLYSFRDADYLPTHESVFNGSAVDSANRKSEIVNLKSRVVSHLAQHGIDLTGGRVLLVSLPRVLGYLFNPVSFYFCYDRSGTPVAALPEVTNTFKEMKPYLLGPATLADGAFRLRLPKHFYVSPFSDVDVSFDFQLRTPGDRLSIQIDDYIGAARTLTSTLAGPRQPLTDGRLAWFTLKYPLITLKVISLIHWHALRLWLKNVPWFAKSARAADQRALYRPHASIARDTMIKDQGPGTAEISSPNPLSPKSAGLSPSSLSP
- a CDS encoding DUF1475 family protein, producing MILLLRLLCFVIIGSMLWVTTWASLHQPLGDFARSATIRDPWVIATLFDAYWAFISFYLWVAWKEQSLPARLLWFVAIILLGNLAMAAYLLRELFAVSARAPNALNEVFARRNPGTLPLPGLLTVAAVAVYLLA
- a CDS encoding SAM-dependent methyltransferase encodes the protein MSSAVTSSTAPLSVRRPLFAERTILAALRGMPHGRLQLDLPDVTHVFGDRSAILAGVAPGVSNYAFVRVRRPDSFFKKCLLHGDIGFAESYIDGDWETPDLTAVVGWFVLNHEHAPTLSGSRRAQSLALNFLRAADRIGHLLRPNNRAIARRNISEHYDLSNDFFALWLDETMMYSSAKWERADASLHEAQVAKNDALCQHLRLKPTDHVLEIGTGWGGWSLHAAAKYGCRVTTVTISQQQHDLAVKRIAAAGLANRVEVRLQDYRDITGRFDKIVSIEMLEAVGHRYQPDFAAAVDRLLKPDGLLALQFITVPDHRYEALRTGVDFIQKHIFPGSLLLSVNRLNGLLAEKGGLVLHAFDDFGRDYAKTLRIWRDSFHAKLDRVRALGFDERFIRKWRYYLCYCEAAFAMRHISVVHTLHTRANNLSL